The Streptomyces spororaveus genome includes a region encoding these proteins:
- a CDS encoding LCP family protein, whose protein sequence is MTEESRGHGGRAEARRRRKPAKRRKALAVVAWSAAGVVLLGGAGLGYFYFKFNGNLKTVDIDQALGTDRPQNVDNGSMDILVLGSDSRGGANGEYGQDDGGSARSDTAMIIHLYEGHEKASVVSIPRDTMISRPSCATAGGKTDPGGQRTQFNEAFTVGGAACAVKTVEKMSGIRMDHYIEVDFTGFKKIIDNLGGVEVTTTKPIKDGSSHLDLAAGTNRLDGEQALGLVRTRKSVGDGSDLGRIQLQQAFIKALIKQVKGVGLFDNPKKLLGLADSATKAITTDKALGDVKSLMGFAQGLQGIDSQDMQMITLPVTTDPRDANRVVPLTKETKMVWDALLADRPIPAEATVNSSGDKSAAGAIVQ, encoded by the coding sequence ATGACCGAGGAGAGCAGGGGCCACGGCGGACGTGCCGAGGCCCGGCGCCGGCGCAAGCCGGCCAAGCGCCGCAAGGCACTCGCCGTCGTCGCCTGGAGCGCCGCGGGGGTGGTCCTGCTGGGGGGAGCGGGCCTCGGCTACTTCTACTTCAAGTTCAACGGCAACCTGAAGACCGTCGACATCGACCAGGCGCTCGGCACCGACCGCCCGCAGAACGTCGACAACGGCTCGATGGACATCCTCGTCCTCGGCTCCGACTCCCGGGGCGGCGCCAACGGTGAGTACGGCCAGGACGACGGCGGCTCCGCCCGCTCCGACACGGCGATGATCATCCACCTCTACGAGGGCCACGAGAAGGCCAGCGTGGTGTCCATACCGCGCGACACCATGATCTCCCGGCCCTCCTGCGCGACCGCGGGCGGCAAGACCGACCCCGGCGGGCAGCGCACGCAGTTCAACGAGGCCTTCACCGTCGGCGGGGCGGCCTGCGCGGTCAAGACCGTCGAGAAGATGTCGGGGATCCGCATGGATCACTACATAGAGGTCGACTTCACCGGCTTCAAGAAGATCATCGACAACCTCGGCGGCGTCGAGGTGACCACCACCAAGCCGATCAAGGACGGGTCCAGCCACCTGGACCTCGCGGCCGGCACCAACAGGCTCGACGGTGAGCAGGCCCTCGGCCTCGTACGCACCCGCAAGAGCGTCGGCGACGGCAGCGACCTGGGCCGAATACAGCTCCAGCAGGCCTTCATCAAGGCGCTCATCAAGCAGGTGAAGGGCGTCGGGCTGTTCGACAACCCCAAGAAGCTGCTCGGCCTCGCCGACTCCGCGACCAAGGCGATCACCACCGACAAGGCGCTCGGCGATGTGAAGTCCCTCATGGGCTTCGCCCAGGGGCTGCAGGGCATCGACTCCCAGGACATGCAGATGATCACGCTGCCGGTGACCACGGACCCCCGCGACGCGAACCGCGTGGTCCCGCTCACCAAGGAGACGAAGATGGTCTGGGACGCCCTGCTGGCGGACCGGCCGATCCCGGCCGAGGCCACCGTGAACTCCTCCGGGGACAAGAGCGCCGCCGGGGCGATCGTCCAGTAG